The Heliomicrobium gestii genome includes a region encoding these proteins:
- a CDS encoding acetoacetate--CoA ligase translates to MIGAPLWQPSPQRISQSNMTAFIEFARRRTGRSFKTYAELHRWSVEQKSEFWGLLWEHFGIVASQPYARVVENEEVMGAARWFPGARLNFAENLLRHRHEGTALVFRNEVGERRTLTYQALYERATRLAERLRDFGVRPGDRIAGYLPNLIETVIAMAATTAIGAIWSSASPDFGVRAAADRFGQIEPKILFAVDGYHYNGRWHECLERVVHLAERIPSIELVILIPYGETGGETRTDITVLPQGIRYADFLRGNAPSSLGDAVCGVADRSNGSEPSLGGTGAKGHRLNAAPPVAERDSFAFAQLPPDHPVYILYSSGTTGAPKAIVHSAAGTLIQHLKELCLHTDLKRDDVIFYFTTCGWMMWNWLISALAVGATILLYDGSPFHRRPDHLWQIADEEGVSILGVSAKYIAAIEGEGLSPRQTFSLQRLKTILSTGSPLSPDSFHYVYRNVGTDICLSSISGGTDIISCFALGNPTLSVYAGEIQCIGLGMDMAAYSPEGKAVYREKGELVCRSPFPSMPVGFWNDPDGQRFQAAYFNIYPNVWRHGDYLEITERDSVIIFGRSDATLNPGGVRIGTAEIYRIVEKLPGIADALAVGHHWNNDERIILFVKTEADVPLTDGMRKTISEALRREGSPRHVPYRIFQIPQIPYTINGKKVELAVRNLLRGQPPANADVLADPAVLACYRPYRELLSRADEGAE, encoded by the coding sequence ATGATCGGCGCGCCCCTTTGGCAACCGAGTCCCCAGCGAATCAGCCAGTCCAATATGACGGCTTTCATCGAGTTCGCCCGCCGACGAACGGGGCGGTCTTTCAAAACATACGCCGAACTGCATCGCTGGTCTGTAGAACAAAAGAGCGAGTTCTGGGGTCTGTTATGGGAGCATTTCGGGATTGTCGCCTCTCAGCCCTATGCAAGGGTTGTTGAAAATGAGGAGGTGATGGGGGCGGCGCGCTGGTTTCCCGGCGCCCGGTTGAACTTCGCGGAAAATCTGCTTCGCCATCGCCATGAGGGGACCGCTCTGGTCTTTCGCAACGAGGTCGGTGAAAGGCGAACGCTCACCTATCAGGCGCTTTACGAAAGGGCCACTCGGTTGGCGGAGCGATTACGTGATTTTGGCGTTCGACCGGGAGACCGCATCGCCGGCTATCTGCCCAACCTGATCGAAACGGTCATCGCCATGGCGGCAACGACCGCTATAGGCGCCATCTGGTCTTCGGCATCGCCCGATTTTGGCGTGCGCGCCGCCGCAGACCGTTTCGGCCAGATCGAACCAAAGATACTCTTCGCTGTCGACGGGTATCATTATAACGGACGCTGGCACGAATGCTTGGAGCGAGTGGTCCATCTGGCTGAGCGCATTCCATCGATTGAACTGGTGATACTCATCCCCTATGGGGAGACTGGTGGAGAGACTCGGACCGACATAACCGTGCTTCCGCAAGGGATCCGATACGCTGATTTTCTCCGGGGAAATGCACCCAGTTCCCTTGGCGATGCCGTTTGCGGCGTTGCCGACCGGAGTAACGGTTCAGAGCCGTCCCTCGGCGGTACCGGCGCGAAGGGTCATCGTCTGAATGCAGCACCTCCCGTCGCAGAAAGAGATTCCTTCGCTTTTGCACAGCTGCCGCCTGATCACCCCGTCTATATCCTCTATTCTTCCGGCACCACCGGCGCGCCGAAAGCCATCGTCCACAGCGCCGCCGGCACGCTGATCCAGCACCTGAAAGAGCTTTGCCTGCACACAGACCTGAAGCGAGACGATGTCATCTTCTATTTCACCACCTGCGGCTGGATGATGTGGAACTGGCTGATCAGCGCACTCGCTGTCGGGGCCACAATCCTCCTCTATGACGGCTCGCCCTTTCACCGTCGTCCCGATCATCTCTGGCAGATCGCCGATGAAGAGGGCGTCTCCATTCTGGGTGTCAGCGCCAAATACATCGCTGCGATCGAAGGAGAAGGCTTGTCGCCGCGGCAAACCTTTTCGTTGCAACGGCTGAAAACCATCTTATCAACAGGTTCCCCCCTTTCCCCGGACAGCTTTCATTATGTCTACCGGAACGTCGGCACAGATATCTGCCTGTCCTCCATCTCGGGTGGGACCGACATCATTTCTTGCTTCGCCCTCGGGAATCCCACCTTGTCCGTCTACGCCGGCGAGATCCAGTGCATCGGACTTGGGATGGATATGGCCGCTTACAGCCCGGAGGGCAAGGCGGTCTACAGGGAAAAAGGGGAGTTGGTCTGTCGATCCCCCTTTCCCTCCATGCCCGTTGGATTCTGGAACGATCCCGATGGACAGAGGTTTCAGGCCGCCTATTTCAACATCTACCCAAATGTCTGGCGCCATGGCGACTATCTAGAGATCACCGAGAGGGATAGCGTCATCATCTTCGGGCGCTCAGACGCCACCTTGAATCCCGGCGGTGTGCGCATCGGCACGGCGGAGATCTATCGCATCGTGGAAAAGCTGCCTGGTATCGCCGATGCGCTCGCTGTCGGACATCACTGGAACAACGATGAGCGCATCATCCTCTTTGTGAAAACGGAGGCGGACGTCCCGCTGACCGATGGGATGAGGAAAACGATCAGTGAAGCCTTGCGCCGGGAGGGGAGCCCCCGTCACGTCCCCTATCGGATTTTTCAGATCCCCCAGATCCCCTATACCATCAACGGCAAAAAGGTGGAACTGGCCGTGCGAAACCTGCTGCGCGGTCAACCGCCGGCCAACGCTGACGTGCTGGCCGATCCGGCGGTGCTGGCTTGCTATAGACCCTACCGGGAGTTGCTTTCGCGAGCGGACGAAGGAGCGGAGTAA